CAGCCAAAGGCCAGATGACGCCCGATCAAGTCAAACGCCTCCTCGACGCGGCCAAAAACGAGGAGAAAGCGATGCTCTTTATCCCGAAAGAACCCAAAGAGAAACGAACGAACCGGGATCGTGTTTTCAGGGATTGGTGATGATGGTGAAGACTTCCCATGAACCGTTCCTCCGGACTGCGGCCTTTAGGCCGCTTCAGCGCCCGACTCCGGAGCGTGCGCGAAAGCAGCCTGAACGCTGCGGTCCGCCCGGTCTCAGGTTCATGGGAAGCTGCTTTTGCCTGCTCTGGCTCCTGCTCACTCCTTTCGTGTGCGGTGCCGCGACGCAGTTCAACGCCTCACTCGATCGCAGCACCATTTCCGTCGGCGAAAGCGCCAACCTCTCGCTCGTCTTCCAGGGCGAAGGCCCAAGCCGTCCGCCCGCCGTCCCGGTCCCGGCCAACCTGGTCGTCACTTACGTCGGTCCGTCCAGTCAATTCACCATTATCAATGGCCAGACCAGTTCCACGATCACGCACATTTATCGAGTGACGGCGACGCAGCCGGGCGATTACGTGATCCCGGCTGTTCAGGTTCAGGTGGGCAATGCAACCGTTTCCAGCCAGCCGATTCGACTGAGAGTTTTGAAAGCCAGCGAAGGCCCGGTCGGTCCGGGCGGCACTCTCAAACCGGCGTTCGTGAAGATCATCACGCCGAAGACCAATGTGTTCGTCGGTGAAGTGCTCCCCGTGGAAATCCAGGTTTACGCGCTGAACCGGCACGAACTGAGCATGCCGCAACTCAAGACCGACGGCTTCACGCTCGGATCCATCACCCAACCCACACAGAGCCGCAGTCAGATCGACAATGCGGTTTACGAAGTCTTCACGTTCCGCGTCGCCGCCACACCGGTGAGAACCGGTGAACTGACACTGGGGCCGGCTGAGTGCAACCTGAGCCTGCGCTATCGTCGCGCGCGCGATCCAGCGGACCCTTTTGCCGATTTCTTTGGCGCCGGAATCGAGGTGCGGCCCTACACCGCCATCGGCCCGCCGCAAACGCTCCAGGCGCTGCCGCTGCCCGACGCGGGCCGGCCTGAGAATTTCACCGGCGCCGTCGGCCACTTCGAAATCGCCGCCCACGCCAGCCCGACCAACGCCGTCGTGGGCGACCCGATCACGATGCGCATCCAGATCGCGGGCCAGGGTGCGCTCGACACCCTCGCCTTGCCCGCCTTGAGCCAAGGGAGAGAATTCACGGTCTATCCGCCGACCAGCAAAGTCGAACCGACCGACCAACTCGGCTTGAGCGGCGTCAAATCCTTCGAGCAAGTAGTCGTGCCGCAGAATGCCGAGATCAAGGAATTGCCGGCGATCGCGTTCAGCTTTTTCGACCCGGACCAAAAAACCTATCGCACGATCCGGCACGCTCCCATTGCGGTCTCGATTCGGCCCAGCGCGGTTGGGCAGCCGCAGCCGACGGTCCTCGCCGGTTCGCAAACCCCGGAGCAACCCGCGCCCGCGCGCGACATCGTCCACATCAAACAGCATTTCGGCGCGGCGCTTGGCTTTCAGCCGCTCCTGATCCAGCAGCCGTGGTTTGTGGGATTGCAGGCCGCGCCGTTAGTTCTGTGGTTGCTGGCGTTGTTCTGGCGAAAGCGTCAGGAGAAACTGGCGAACAATCCGCGACTGCGCCGCCGCGCGCACGTGAGCCAGGTTGTTCGCAAAGGTTTGCAGGATTTGCGCCGCCTGGCTGCGGCGAACGAAACGGAAGAATTCTTCGCCACTGTCTTTCGTTTGCTCCAGGAACAACTTGGCGAAAAATTGGGGCTGCCCGCCACGGCGATTACGGAGGCGGTGGTCGATGAGCAACTGCGCCAGGACGGCGTGCCGGATGAACTGCTGGAGGAATTGCACGGTTTGTTCCTGGCCTGCAACGA
This Verrucomicrobiota bacterium DNA region includes the following protein-coding sequences:
- a CDS encoding protein BatD — its product is MMMVKTSHEPFLRTAAFRPLQRPTPERARKQPERCGPPGLRFMGSCFCLLWLLLTPFVCGAATQFNASLDRSTISVGESANLSLVFQGEGPSRPPAVPVPANLVVTYVGPSSQFTIINGQTSSTITHIYRVTATQPGDYVIPAVQVQVGNATVSSQPIRLRVLKASEGPVGPGGTLKPAFVKIITPKTNVFVGEVLPVEIQVYALNRHELSMPQLKTDGFTLGSITQPTQSRSQIDNAVYEVFTFRVAATPVRTGELTLGPAECNLSLRYRRARDPADPFADFFGAGIEVRPYTAIGPPQTLQALPLPDAGRPENFTGAVGHFEIAAHASPTNAVVGDPITMRIQIAGQGALDTLALPALSQGREFTVYPPTSKVEPTDQLGLSGVKSFEQVVVPQNAEIKELPAIAFSFFDPDQKTYRTIRHAPIAVSIRPSAVGQPQPTVLAGSQTPEQPAPARDIVHIKQHFGAALGFQPLLIQQPWFVGLQAAPLVLWLLALFWRKRQEKLANNPRLRRRAHVSQVVRKGLQDLRRLAAANETEEFFATVFRLLQEQLGEKLGLPATAITEAVVDEQLRQDGVPDELLEELHGLFLACNEARYAPSKSVQELQSLIPKVEAALRGLQALEV